A stretch of Thermomicrobium roseum DSM 5159 DNA encodes these proteins:
- a CDS encoding ferritin-like domain-containing protein encodes MSHALELPASLQEQRLTRRAVLRGTTALGAGVLAARLGLLRAVAQETESVKEILDIAVTAEAMAVTLLGGAIDQARKGAYDKPVPDPVIAILEGARAAEQFHYEYLTAAGAQPLTTTFTIPDTSILTKYDSLFQTIVTLDTAFIAAYMAAAQQFTRLKQPDLVRVAFQIAGVEAEHRVLANVALGTRPANDVAFEAALFQTVGQAATALKDLGYIGGRGPSVTYPGPGAIRRDLITQQTPGDVSAVCEPPTAGGGPVVPPPEALRPAQPKPGAAYFPETNHNVSGAFLQYWQRYGGLPVFGYPLSEEFEHAGIRMQYFERARFELHPGSWPERWDVLLGLLGREVTTGRQSEAPFRPSMPLPGAAVWGHDSITEQTDAIYFMETQHNLAHGFLRYWWAYGGLPIFGYPISEEFRERNRDTGKEYVVQYFERARFEWHPGEWPERWDVLLGRLGAELLNL; translated from the coding sequence ATGTCACATGCGTTAGAGCTCCCTGCTTCGCTGCAGGAACAGCGCCTGACCCGCCGCGCCGTGCTGCGTGGTACGACCGCACTCGGTGCTGGGGTGCTCGCTGCTCGCCTCGGCCTGCTTCGGGCCGTTGCGCAGGAGACCGAGTCAGTAAAGGAGATTCTCGACATCGCCGTGACCGCAGAGGCGATGGCGGTCACCTTGCTGGGCGGAGCGATCGATCAAGCCCGCAAAGGTGCGTACGACAAGCCGGTGCCGGATCCAGTGATCGCGATACTCGAAGGGGCTCGGGCTGCTGAGCAGTTCCATTACGAGTACCTTACTGCTGCCGGCGCTCAGCCGCTGACGACGACTTTCACGATTCCCGATACCTCGATTCTGACGAAGTACGACTCCCTCTTCCAAACGATCGTAACGCTCGATACGGCCTTCATTGCGGCCTACATGGCTGCAGCGCAGCAATTCACGCGACTCAAGCAGCCGGACCTTGTGCGGGTTGCTTTCCAGATCGCCGGGGTGGAAGCTGAGCATCGGGTCCTGGCGAATGTTGCGCTCGGTACCCGACCAGCTAACGATGTGGCCTTCGAAGCGGCACTCTTCCAAACAGTCGGTCAGGCTGCCACCGCACTCAAGGACCTCGGCTACATCGGTGGTCGTGGTCCAAGCGTCACCTACCCTGGCCCCGGTGCCATCCGTCGGGATCTCATCACGCAGCAGACACCAGGCGACGTTTCGGCGGTCTGCGAGCCGCCGACTGCCGGTGGCGGCCCTGTCGTGCCGCCCCCCGAAGCACTCCGCCCAGCGCAACCGAAGCCCGGTGCAGCGTACTTCCCGGAGACCAATCACAATGTGAGCGGTGCATTCCTCCAATACTGGCAGCGCTATGGCGGTTTGCCAGTGTTCGGTTATCCACTGAGCGAGGAGTTCGAACACGCTGGGATACGCATGCAGTATTTCGAGCGAGCCCGCTTCGAGCTCCATCCTGGATCCTGGCCTGAGCGCTGGGACGTACTCCTCGGCCTTCTCGGTCGCGAAGTGACAACGGGACGCCAAAGCGAGGCACCCTTCCGGCCCAGCATGCCACTACCTGGTGCCGCAGTGTGGGGACACGACTCCATCACGGAGCAGACAGATGCTATCTATTTCATGGAGACGCAGCATAACCTCGCGCACGGCTTCCTTCGCTACTGGTGGGCCTACGGCGGGCTACCGATCTTCGGGTACCCGATCAGCGAGGAGTTCCGCGAGCGGAACCGCGATACTGGGAAGGAGTACGTGGTTCAGTACTTCGAGCGTGCTCGCTTCGAGTGGCATCCCGGCGAGTGGCCGGAGCGGTGGGACGTGCTCCTCGGTCGCCTCGGTGCAGAGTTGCTGAATCTCTAG
- a CDS encoding ferritin-like domain-containing protein: MQCQSVQDIISIAATAEALAVTVIGEALAAAERGELALTEDERTFLRAARAAEQAHYEVLTAAGAKPLTLVFTVPDTRAVSDPVLLLRTAIGLEEAFIAAYCAAAQQFASLGQPDLVRVAVQIGGVEAEHRALLRHFAILRGALGGVPDDVAYQKALFSSVGSAADALIQLGWIGGSGPEIRYPGPGAIDTRGVKQLRP; the protein is encoded by the coding sequence ATGCAGTGCCAAAGTGTTCAAGATATCATCTCTATTGCCGCCACTGCTGAAGCGCTGGCAGTGACAGTGATCGGTGAGGCGCTCGCGGCCGCTGAGCGCGGTGAGCTGGCCTTGACCGAGGATGAGCGGACGTTTCTGCGAGCGGCCCGCGCGGCGGAGCAGGCGCACTACGAGGTGCTCACTGCTGCCGGTGCCAAGCCGCTCACGCTCGTCTTCACCGTGCCCGATACCCGTGCCGTGAGCGATCCCGTCTTGCTTCTCCGTACGGCGATCGGCTTGGAGGAGGCCTTCATCGCCGCCTACTGCGCCGCTGCTCAGCAGTTCGCGAGCCTCGGTCAGCCCGACCTCGTGCGTGTCGCTGTCCAGATCGGTGGAGTCGAGGCAGAGCATCGAGCTTTGCTTCGCCACTTCGCGATCCTGCGTGGTGCTCTTGGCGGCGTCCCGGATGACGTCGCCTACCAGAAAGCGTTGTTTTCCAGTGTGGGGAGTGCGGCCGATGCCCTGATCCAACTCGGCTGGATCGGTGGATCCGGACCGGAAATCCGTTATCCCGGACCTGGAGCGATCGACACGCGGGGAGTCAAGCAGCTCCGTCCGTGA
- a CDS encoding RNA polymerase sigma factor — protein MSGGEDITLLQAVARGDEDALVQLYDRYGRQAFGLAYRILGDAASAEEVVQDAFLALWHHARLLTMHTGSARAWLLTVVRNRAIDHLRRRRGQVQLVSLDAVVLPSIADDTAREIIERVQRADLLKALDALPKEQREVVELAYFEGLTHHEIATRLRIPLGTVKSRLRLALLRLGRTLEGYEGEAPDATLADEQPT, from the coding sequence ATGTCGGGCGGCGAGGACATTACCCTTCTCCAAGCAGTCGCTCGGGGAGACGAGGACGCTCTCGTGCAGTTATATGACCGGTATGGTCGACAAGCGTTCGGCCTAGCCTACCGTATTCTAGGTGATGCCGCGAGCGCGGAAGAGGTCGTCCAAGACGCCTTTCTCGCCCTCTGGCACCATGCTCGACTCCTGACCATGCACACCGGCTCAGCGCGTGCCTGGTTACTGACGGTGGTGCGGAACCGCGCGATCGACCACCTTCGCCGACGGCGGGGTCAAGTCCAGCTCGTCAGTCTCGATGCCGTTGTCCTTCCCAGTATCGCTGACGACACAGCTCGCGAAATCATCGAGAGAGTTCAACGAGCCGATCTTCTCAAGGCACTCGATGCACTGCCGAAGGAACAACGCGAGGTCGTAGAGCTCGCGTACTTCGAAGGGCTCACCCATCACGAGATCGCGACACGCCTCCGCATTCCACTCGGCACGGTCAAAAGCCGGCTGCGCCTGGCACTCCTGCGATTGGGACGTACCCTCGAGGGATATGAAGGAGAAGCCCCCGATGCCACTCTCGCAGATGAACAGCCAACGTGA
- a CDS encoding anti-sigma factor: MPLSQMNSQRDWVQHEEIRELLPGYALGILTEDEQRRVEAHLVTCTDCRVELDRFRTTVLVLALAAPEREPPGSLRTSIRAAVQQQGERVATPQAVRSRFERWRERFQQRVALAWGLAVVALLASFILAGWNVMLQRQLSGVQYRIAAGTVSGNIRYLPSEQVLVIDLRGLPTLPAERVYQLWAIPDGTPVPMATFTETTRRIAVVGDPATLGTLAITVEPGPLGSPSPTSQPLVMIDLRHQRGTAS; the protein is encoded by the coding sequence ATGCCACTCTCGCAGATGAACAGCCAACGTGATTGGGTACAACATGAAGAGATTCGAGAACTCCTGCCTGGGTATGCGCTCGGCATTCTCACCGAGGACGAACAGAGACGCGTCGAAGCGCATCTCGTGACCTGTACCGACTGCAGAGTCGAGCTGGATCGCTTTCGTACGACGGTGCTCGTCCTCGCTCTCGCTGCTCCGGAACGAGAGCCGCCAGGGTCACTCCGTACCTCCATTCGTGCTGCGGTGCAGCAGCAAGGCGAGCGAGTTGCGACACCACAGGCTGTGCGCAGCCGCTTCGAGCGGTGGCGCGAACGGTTCCAGCAACGAGTGGCCCTGGCGTGGGGTCTCGCAGTAGTCGCACTGCTGGCGAGCTTCATCCTCGCTGGATGGAACGTGATGCTGCAACGCCAGCTGAGCGGCGTCCAGTATCGTATCGCTGCTGGGACGGTGAGCGGCAATATCCGCTACTTACCCTCCGAGCAGGTGCTCGTGATCGACCTTCGCGGGCTCCCGACCCTTCCGGCGGAGAGGGTGTACCAGCTCTGGGCGATACCGGACGGTACACCGGTACCGATGGCTACCTTTACCGAGACAACTCGCCGCATCGCGGTGGTCGGGGATCCAGCAACGCTCGGGACGCTCGCGATCACCGTGGAGCCGGGGCCGTTGGGAAGTCCCTCGCCCACATCACAGCCACTGGTGATGATCGACCTCCGCCACCAGCGAGGAACGGCCTCTTGA
- a CDS encoding polysaccharide deacetylase family protein — protein MARRVLVSVHDVAPAWVEEVRWLLRELDAIGARPRSLLVIPCHNGRDDLRRCPELVELLQVEVANGSEIVLHGYTHARAWRWRGDPLTVARAALFAREVAEFASLGWPEQRARLIAGREILAACGLETTGFCPPGWLHTAELPSLLAELGFAYLVEMLFLVDVCDQRRLPTPWMGFMGTPWLHEGLAQLGARLLAPWRARARTISVFFHPQGAPDSPVCRRALRELARELERGGEPSTYGAAIALP, from the coding sequence ATGGCCCGTCGGGTACTCGTCTCGGTACACGATGTCGCACCAGCCTGGGTCGAGGAAGTCCGCTGGCTGCTCCGCGAACTCGATGCGATCGGCGCGCGCCCGCGGAGCCTCCTGGTGATCCCCTGCCACAACGGCCGGGACGATCTGCGTCGCTGCCCCGAGTTGGTCGAGTTACTGCAGGTGGAGGTCGCGAACGGTTCGGAGATCGTGCTCCACGGCTACACGCATGCACGAGCCTGGCGCTGGCGGGGCGACCCGCTCACTGTGGCGCGCGCGGCGCTCTTCGCGCGCGAGGTGGCCGAGTTCGCCAGCTTGGGGTGGCCGGAGCAACGGGCTCGGCTGATCGCTGGGCGCGAAATCCTGGCTGCGTGTGGGTTGGAGACGACTGGCTTCTGTCCACCGGGGTGGCTCCATACCGCGGAACTGCCAAGCTTACTCGCGGAACTCGGCTTCGCCTATCTGGTCGAGATGCTCTTCCTCGTCGATGTCTGCGACCAGCGCCGTCTGCCGACCCCCTGGATGGGCTTCATGGGAACCCCCTGGCTGCACGAGGGACTCGCACAGCTCGGCGCCCGGCTTCTCGCTCCCTGGCGGGCACGAGCCCGGACGATCTCCGTCTTCTTCCATCCACAAGGAGCACCCGATTCACCGGTCTGCCGACGAGCCTTACGCGAACTGGCACGCGAGCTGGAACGGGGAGGCGAACCGTCGACCTATGGAGCAGCGATCGCACTGCCCTGA
- a CDS encoding glycosyltransferase — MEQRSHCPDLSIVIPARNEAATIERALVSVLHQAWPLERLEVIVVDNGSTDGTAAVVCRFAHAHPELQLQVVHEPRPGVSRARNRGARVARGKVLLFLDADSRLAPTMIPTVLGHLHRGEAAVSLRVVADSNDPIDRAFFFLATWAKERLRVPTQLCAVRRDVFLAVGGFDERLRIAEDYDLLRRIRAAGWRVGFVTESSVLTSPRRLHRWPLRLGLLVTALQWLVALAGIGRDWPY, encoded by the coding sequence ATGGAGCAGCGATCGCACTGCCCTGACCTGAGCATCGTCATCCCGGCCCGCAACGAGGCGGCGACGATCGAGCGCGCACTGGTCTCGGTCCTGCACCAGGCCTGGCCGCTCGAACGGCTCGAGGTCATCGTCGTCGATAACGGTTCGACCGATGGTACTGCTGCCGTCGTGTGTCGCTTCGCTCACGCGCATCCCGAACTGCAGCTCCAGGTCGTGCACGAGCCGCGTCCCGGTGTGAGCCGGGCACGAAACCGCGGTGCACGGGTCGCGCGCGGGAAAGTCCTCCTGTTTTTGGATGCCGACTCGCGCCTCGCACCGACCATGATCCCAACCGTACTCGGGCATCTGCACCGCGGCGAGGCCGCGGTGAGCCTGCGGGTGGTTGCGGACTCCAACGACCCGATCGACCGAGCATTCTTCTTCCTGGCAACCTGGGCAAAAGAGCGACTGCGCGTGCCGACGCAGCTGTGCGCTGTCCGCCGGGACGTGTTCTTGGCAGTGGGTGGCTTCGACGAGCGGCTGCGCATCGCCGAGGATTACGATCTCTTGCGGCGGATTCGAGCGGCCGGCTGGCGAGTCGGCTTCGTGACTGAGAGCAGCGTGCTGACATCGCCGCGGCGACTCCACCGCTGGCCGCTGCGCCTGGGACTTCTAGTGACCGCGCTGCAATGGTTGGTGGCGCTCGCCGGTATCGGCCGAGATTGGCCCTATTGA
- a CDS encoding glycosyltransferase family 2 protein encodes MAGTIDISVIIPARNEEAFVARALRSIARQAWPLERLEAIVVDNASSDGTAAVVLQVARELAPLRIVLVEERTPGRSRAKNRGAAVAQGTLLLFLDADSVMAPTLASELVAHWHTGYPAGSIRVIAETTDRLDRWFFDLMELGKTLFRIRAQMLYCSRAWFERAGGFDERFEIAEDREFLQRLQRMGVPVCHLTTSWIATSPRRLRRLPLRLGLVITFLRWLLAELGVGRHWRY; translated from the coding sequence GTGGCCGGGACGATCGACATTTCAGTGATCATCCCGGCCCGCAACGAAGAAGCGTTCGTCGCTCGTGCTCTGCGCTCTATCGCCCGGCAGGCCTGGCCACTGGAACGGCTCGAGGCGATCGTCGTCGATAACGCCTCGAGCGACGGAACCGCAGCGGTCGTCCTCCAGGTAGCGCGAGAACTCGCGCCCCTCCGCATCGTGCTGGTCGAGGAACGCACGCCCGGACGCAGCCGAGCGAAGAACCGCGGGGCCGCAGTGGCCCAGGGGACGCTCCTGCTCTTTTTGGACGCCGACTCGGTGATGGCACCGACACTCGCCAGCGAGCTCGTCGCGCACTGGCATACCGGCTATCCGGCAGGAAGCATCCGCGTCATCGCGGAGACGACGGATCGGCTCGATCGCTGGTTCTTCGACCTCATGGAACTCGGCAAGACGCTCTTCCGTATCCGGGCACAGATGTTGTACTGTAGCCGGGCGTGGTTCGAGCGGGCGGGTGGGTTCGACGAACGGTTCGAAATCGCCGAGGACCGGGAGTTCCTGCAGCGACTTCAGCGAATGGGAGTTCCGGTTTGCCACCTGACGACGAGTTGGATCGCCACATCACCGCGTCGCCTACGCCGACTGCCGCTCCGCCTGGGACTGGTGATCACCTTTCTCCGCTGGCTCCTCGCCGAACTCGGCGTCGGTCGGCACTGGCGTTATTGA
- a CDS encoding YkoP family protein, with the protein MKELPWWLIRLGRAGGGRAIGLLAVWLGWERLTELVWRPQSVRPGGFFRYRIVRYRGPTMILADGTRIEPGDTIVELHFDNRRLLRLWLAGASLPWELLRLAREDLAELACRIARGELGEVRALTGVTLFARAGRRLGFQVEPAPPTWYTRLQRFFFVGLIAIYHPLGWRMAERYRERAWPGRAWMSRASLLARYGAGC; encoded by the coding sequence TTGAAAGAACTGCCCTGGTGGCTGATCCGTCTGGGACGCGCAGGAGGCGGGCGAGCGATCGGCCTCCTGGCGGTCTGGCTGGGCTGGGAGCGGTTGACGGAACTGGTGTGGCGACCACAGTCGGTCCGGCCAGGAGGGTTCTTTCGCTACCGGATCGTGCGCTACCGCGGCCCGACGATGATCCTGGCCGACGGGACACGGATCGAGCCGGGTGATACGATCGTCGAGCTCCACTTCGACAATCGGCGGTTGCTCCGGCTGTGGCTGGCCGGTGCATCGCTTCCCTGGGAACTCTTGCGCCTGGCACGCGAGGACTTGGCGGAACTCGCCTGTCGGATCGCACGGGGCGAACTGGGCGAGGTACGCGCGCTCACTGGGGTGACGCTGTTCGCGCGGGCTGGGCGCCGCCTGGGCTTTCAGGTCGAGCCGGCGCCACCGACCTGGTACACACGCTTGCAGCGTTTCTTCTTCGTCGGCCTGATCGCCATCTACCACCCGCTTGGCTGGCGAATGGCCGAACGCTACCGGGAACGGGCCTGGCCCGGTCGAGCCTGGATGAGCCGAGCGAGCTTGCTGGCACGCTACGGCGCAGGTTGCTGA
- a CDS encoding vitamin K epoxide reductase family protein: MSGRPRWQLVSLALALAGAGVAGYLTLVAYDESLLVCGLGDCATVQNSPYAKLGGIPIALLGLLMYLVLLGLGVVRWRLVHQTELLTSANTSIALAGTLFSGYLTYLELFVIHAICQWCVASAVIVTLLLLVEGWGLRQLLRAETSALVSAPAPPRQRRQQPAP; encoded by the coding sequence GTGAGCGGTCGTCCTCGCTGGCAGCTGGTCTCGCTCGCTCTCGCTCTGGCTGGAGCTGGTGTGGCCGGGTATCTCACGCTCGTGGCCTACGATGAGTCGCTCCTCGTCTGTGGCCTCGGCGACTGTGCGACCGTGCAGAACAGTCCCTATGCCAAGCTGGGCGGTATTCCGATCGCCCTCTTGGGGCTGCTCATGTACCTCGTGCTGCTCGGGCTCGGCGTCGTGCGCTGGCGCCTCGTTCACCAGACCGAACTCCTCACCAGCGCCAACACCAGCATCGCGCTCGCCGGAACGCTCTTTTCCGGGTATCTCACTTACCTCGAACTCTTCGTCATCCATGCCATCTGCCAGTGGTGCGTTGCGAGCGCGGTCATCGTCACGCTGCTGCTTCTCGTCGAAGGATGGGGACTGCGCCAACTGCTGCGCGCTGAGACCTCCGCGCTCGTCTCCGCACCCGCTCCGCCTCGCCAGCGGCGTCAGCAACCTGCGCCGTAG
- a CDS encoding DsbA family protein yields the protein MSSSRENLPPAASQAERVPRRAQRKLEAERRARRRRVLFITVPVVIALVAAGVGIWWSQRSAREVAAVQMPDVSKYTSVPRDGRVLGDPNAPVHVIEWGDYQCPACKSFEQRFFPTILEQYIVTGKVRWEFRDFAFIGKESVRAAEAAACALDQGKFWEFHAALYANQTGENVGAFTDRRLEEIARVAGLDVGAFRSCLRQGKHADEVQQMVREAQSLGVRATPSFSVNGSAPFTIRSLSDLTQRIEEASK from the coding sequence ATGTCGTCGTCTCGCGAGAACCTGCCGCCTGCAGCGTCCCAAGCTGAGCGCGTGCCGCGCCGGGCGCAGCGCAAGCTGGAAGCCGAGCGGCGGGCTCGCCGGCGTCGCGTGCTGTTCATCACTGTTCCCGTCGTCATCGCCCTGGTCGCGGCGGGGGTCGGGATCTGGTGGAGCCAGCGCAGCGCTCGCGAGGTGGCCGCTGTCCAGATGCCCGATGTCTCCAAGTACACCAGCGTTCCGCGCGACGGCCGTGTCCTCGGCGACCCCAACGCTCCCGTGCACGTCATCGAGTGGGGTGACTACCAGTGCCCGGCCTGCAAGAGCTTCGAGCAGCGTTTCTTCCCCACCATTCTCGAGCAATACATCGTGACCGGCAAAGTGCGCTGGGAATTCCGTGATTTCGCCTTCATCGGCAAGGAGTCGGTCCGGGCAGCCGAGGCAGCGGCCTGTGCACTCGATCAAGGGAAATTCTGGGAGTTTCACGCTGCCCTCTACGCGAACCAGACCGGTGAGAACGTCGGGGCCTTCACCGATCGGCGTCTGGAGGAGATCGCGCGCGTCGCCGGTCTGGATGTCGGTGCCTTCCGCTCCTGTCTCCGCCAGGGCAAGCACGCCGACGAGGTCCAGCAGATGGTGCGCGAAGCCCAGTCGCTCGGTGTCCGTGCGACGCCGTCCTTCAGCGTGAACGGGAGCGCGCCCTTCACCATCCGCAGTCTGAGTGATCTCACCCAGCGCATCGAGGAGGCATCGAAGTGA